From Topomyia yanbarensis strain Yona2022 chromosome 1, ASM3024719v1, whole genome shotgun sequence, one genomic window encodes:
- the LOC131682628 gene encoding histone H1B-like, translated as MAETATEVAAAAPVAASPAKAPKKAKAAKSGPAKPKKPSTHPPVNDMVLAAIKTLKERNGSSLQAIKKYIAANYKCDVAKLAPFIKKALKSGVEKGKLSQTKGTGASGSFKVKADAKKPAGEKKPKKAAAAKKPKKATGEKKAAAKKPAGEKKAKKPKAAAAKKSVAKKAKAAPAKAAKKAAAPKQKATKPSKAAANKPKTPKPKKAAPAKKAAPKKAAAKK; from the coding sequence ATGGCTGAAACCGCTACCGAAGTTGCTGCTGCGGCTCCTGTTGCCGCGTCTCCGGCCAAGGCTCCGAAGAAGGCCAAGGCTGCCAAAAGTGGCCCTGCTAAACCGAAAAAGCCATCGACCCATCCACCAGTGAATGATATGGTTCTAGCTGCCATCAAGACCCTGAAGGAACGCAACGGTTCATCGCTGCAGGCTATCAAGAAATACATCGCCGCCAACTACAAGTGTGACGTCGCCAAGTTGGCTCCGTTCATCAAGAAGGCCCTGAAATCGGGCGTCGAGAAGGGAAAGCTTTCCCAGACCAAGGGTACTGGTGCTTCCGGTTCCTTCAAGGTTAAGGCCGACGCTAAGAAACCGGCCGGTGAGAAAAAGCCAAAGAAGGCTGCTGCCgccaaaaagccaaagaagGCTACTGGAGAGAAAAAGGCGGCTGccaagaagccagctggcgagAAGAAGGCTAAGAAACCGAAAGCTGCTGCCGCTAAAAAATCTGTTGCGAAGAAAGCTAAGGCAGCCCCTGCAAAGGCCGCCAAGAAGGCAGCTGCTCCCAAACAGAAAGCCACCAAGCCATCGAAGGCCGCAGCCAACAAGCCCAAGACCCcgaagccaaagaaggccgcacCAGCCAAGAAAGCTGCTCCAAAGAAAGCCGCCGCTAAGAAGTAA
- the LOC131682668 gene encoding histone H4 has product MTGRGKGGKGLGKGGAKRHRKVLRDNIQGITKPAIRRLARRGGVKRISGLIYEETRGVLKVFLENVIRDAVTYTEHAKRKTVTAMDVVYALKRQGRTLYGFGG; this is encoded by the coding sequence ATGACTGGTCGCGGTAAAGGAGGAAAGGGACTCGGAAAAGGAGGcgccaagcgtcatcgcaaggttcttcgtgataacatCCAGGGAATCACAAAGCCCGCCATTCgccgtctggctcgtcgtggtggtgtaaaacgtaTCTCCGGTCTGATCTACGAGGAGACACGAGGAGTGCTGAAGGTATTcctggaaaatgtcatccgagatgccgtcacctacactgaacacgccaagcgcaagaCCGTCACCGCAATGGATGTCGTCTATGCACTGAAGCgacagggacgcactttgtacgGATTTGGAGGTTAA
- the LOC131676428 gene encoding histone H2A — translation MSGRGKGGKVKGKAKSRSNRAGLQFPVGRIHRLLRKGNYAERVGAGAPVYLAAVMEYLAAEVLELAGNAARDNKKTRIIPRHLQLAIRNDEELNKLLSGVTIAQGGVLPNIQAVLLPKKTEKKA, via the coding sequence ATGTCTGGACGCGGTAAAGGAGGCAAAGTTAAGGGAAAGGCAAAGTCCCGCTCGAATCGTGCTGGTCTTCAGTTCCCTGTGGGCCGTATTCATCGTCTGCTGAGAAAAGGAAACTATGCCGAACGTGTTGGAGCCGGAGCACCCGTCTATCTGGCGGCTGTGATGGAAtacctggctgccgaagtgttGGAATTGGcaggaaatgctgcccgtgacaacaagAAGACCAGAATCATTCCGCGTCAtctgcagctggccattcgCAACGATGAGgagttgaacaaactgctctccggagTGACAATCGCTCAGGGCGGTGTTCTGCCAAACATCCAAGCAGTGCTACTCcccaagaagaccgaaaagaagGCCTAA
- the LOC131676426 gene encoding histone H4 produces MTGRGKGGKGLGKGGAKRHRKVLRDNIQGITKPAIRRLARRGGVKRISGLIYEETRGVLKVFLENVIRDAVTYTEHAKRKTVTAMDVVYALKRQGRTLYGFGG; encoded by the coding sequence ATGACTGGTCGCGGTAAAGGAGGAAAGGGACTCGGAAAAGGAGGcgccaagcgtcatcgcaaggttcttcgtgataacatccagggaatcaccaagcCCGCTATTcgtcgtctggctcgtcgtggtggtgtcaAACGTATCTCCGGTCTGATCTACGAGGAGACACGAGGAGTGCTGAAAGTGTTcctggaaaatgtcatccgagatgccgtcacctacactgaacacgccaaacGCAAGACCGTCACCGCAATGGATGTCGTCTATGCACTGAAGCgacagggacgcactttgtacgGTTTTGGAGGTTAA
- the LOC131682695 gene encoding histone H3-like: protein MARTKQTARKSTGGKAPRKQLATKAARKSAPATGGVKKPHRYRPGTVALREIRRYQKSTELLIRKLPFQRLVREIAQDFKTDLRFQSSAVMALQEASEAYLVGLFEDTNLCAIHAKRVTIWPKDIQLARRIRGERA from the exons ATGGCTCGTACCAAGCAGACTGCTCGTAAATcaaccggaggaaaggctcctcGCAAGCAGCTGGCGACGAAGGCTGCTCGTAAAAGTGCTCCGGCTACTGGTGGAGTGAAGAAGCCTCACCGTTATCGTCCGGGAACAGTCGCTCTTCGCGAGATCCGTCGTTATCAGAAGTCAACTGAGCTGCTGATCCGCAAGCTCCCATTCCAGCGCCTGGTTCGTGAAATCGCTCAAGATTTCAAGACCGACCTGCGTTTCCAGAGTTCAGCTGTTATGGCCTTGCAGGAAGCCAGTGAAGCCTATCTGGTTGGCctgttcgaagacaccaatctgtgcgctatccacgCCAAACGAGTCACCATT tggccAAAAGACATTCAGCTGGCTCGTCGTATCCGTGGCGAACGTGCTTAA
- the LOC131682686 gene encoding histone H1-like — protein MAETATEVAAAAPAAASPAKAPKKAKAAKSGPAKPKKPSTHPPVNDMVLAAIKTLKERNGSSLQAIKKYIAANYKCDVAKLAPFIKKALKSGVEKGKLSQTKGTGASGSFKVKADAKKPAGEKKPKKAAAAKKPKKAAGEKKAATKKPAGEKKAKKPKAAAAKKSVAKKPKAAPAKAAKKAAAPKQKATKPSKAAANKPKTPKPKKAAPAKKAAPKKAAAKK, from the coding sequence ATGGCTGAAACCGCTACCGAAGTTGCTGCTGCGGCTCCTGCTGCCGCGTCTCCGGCCAAGGCTCCGAAGAAGGCCAAGGCTGCCAAAAGTGGCCCTGCTAAACCGAAAAAACCATCGACCCATCCACCAGTGAATGATATGGTTCTAGCTGCCATCAAGACCCTGAAGGAACGCAACGGTTCATCGCTGCAGGCCATCAAGAAATACATCGCCGCCAACTACAAGTGTGACGTCGCCAAGTTGGCTCCGTTTATCAAGAAGGCCCTGAAATCGGGCGTCGAGAAGGGAAAGCTTTCCCAGACCAAGGGTACTGGTGCTTCCGGTTCCTTCAAGGTTAAGGCCGACGCTAAGAAACCGGCCGGTGAGAAAAAGCCAAAGAAGGCTGCTGCCgccaaaaagccaaagaagGCTGCTGGAGAGAAAAAGGCGGCTAccaagaagccagctggcgagAAGAAGGCTAAGAAACCGAAAGCTGCTGCCGCTAAAAAATCTGTTGCGAAGAAACCTAAGGCAGCCCCTGCAAAGGCCGCCAAGAAGGCAGCTGCTCCCAAACAGAAAGCCACCAAGCCATCGAAGGCCGCAGCCAACAAGCCGAAGACCCCGAAACCAAAGAAGGCCGCACCAGCCAAGAAAGCTGCACCAAAGAAAGCCGCCGCTAAGAAGTAA
- the LOC131682808 gene encoding histone H4, whose protein sequence is MTGRGKGGKGLGKGGAKRHRKVLRDNIQGITKPAIRRLARRGGVKRISGLIYEETRGVLKVFLENVIRDAVTYTEHAKRKTVTAMDVVYALKRQGRTLYGFGG, encoded by the coding sequence ATGACTGGTCGCGGTAAAGGAGGAAAGGGACTCGGAAAAGGAGGCGCCAAGCGTCACCgtaaggttcttcgtgataacatccagggaatcaccaagcCCGCAATTCgccgtctggctcgtcgtggtggtgtcaAACGTATCTCCGGTCTGATCTACGAAGAGACACGAGGAGTGCTGAAGGTGTTcctggaaaatgtcatccgagatgccgtcacctacactgaacacgccaagcgaaAGACAGTCACCGCAATGGATGTCGTCTACGCTTTGAAGCGACAGGGACGCACTCTGTACGGATTTGGAGGTTAA
- the LOC131682660 gene encoding histone H2A-like, which translates to MSGRGKGGKVKGKAKSRSNRAGLQFPVGRIHRLLRKGNYAERVGAGAPVYLAAVMEYLAAEVLELAGNAARDNKKTRIIPRHLQLAIRNDEELNKLLSGVTIVQGGVLPNIQAVLLPKKTEKKA; encoded by the coding sequence ATGTCTGGACGCGGTAAAGGAGGCAAAGTTAAGGGAAAGGCAAAATCCCGCTCGAATCGTGCTGGTCTTCAGTTTCCTGTGGGCCGTATTCACCGTCTGCTGAGGAAAGGAAATTATGCCGAACGTGTTGGAGCTGGAGCACCCGTCTATCTAGCGGCTGTGATGGAATACCTGGCTGCTGAAGTGTTGGAATTGGcaggaaatgctgcccgtgacaacaagaagaccagaatcatcccacgtcatctgcagctggccattcgCAACGATGAGgagttgaacaaactgctctccggagTGACCATTGTTCAAGGCGGTGTTCTGCCAAACATCCAAGCCGTGCTACTCcccaagaagaccgaaaagaagGCCTAA
- the LOC131682646 gene encoding histone H3, with translation MARTKQTARKSTGGKAPRKQLATKAARKSAPATGGVKKPHRYRPGTVALREIRRYQKSTELLIRKLPFQRLVREIAQDFKTDLRFQSSAVMALQEASEAYLVGLFEDTNLCAIHAKRVTIMPKDIQLARRIRGERA, from the coding sequence ATGGCTCGTACCAAACAGACTGCTCGTAAATCAACTGGAGGAAAGGCTCCTCGCAAGCAGCTGGCGACAAAGGCTGCTCGTAAAAGTGCTCCGGCTACTGGTGGAGTGAAGAAGCCTCATCGTTATCGTCCGGGAACAGTCGCTCTTCGTGAGATCCGTCGTTACCAGAAGTCGACTGAGCTGTTGATCCGCAAGCTCCCATTCCAACGCCTGGTTCGTGAAATCGCTCAAGATTTCAAGACCGATCTGCGTTTCCAGAGTTCAGCTGTTATGGCCTTGCAGGAAGCCAGTGAAGCCTACCTGGTTGGCttgttcgaagacaccaatctgtgcgctatccacgCCAAGCGTGTCACCATCATGCCAAAAGACATTCAGCTGGCTCGTCGTATCCGTGGTGAACGTGCTTAA
- the LOC131682653 gene encoding histone H2B — translation MAPKTSGKAAKKSGKAQKSIVKGDKKKRKQRRKESYAIYIYKVLKQVHPDTGVSSKAMSIMNSFVNDIFERIANEASRLAHYNKRSTITSREVQTAVRLLLPGELAKHAVSEGTKAVTKYTSSK, via the coding sequence ATGGCACCGAAAACCAGCGGAAAGGCCGCCAAAAAATCCGGCAAAGCACAGAAGAGTATTGTCAAGGGAGACAAGAAGAAGCGTAAGCAACGCCGGAAGGAAAGCTACGCCATCTACATCTATAAGGTGTTGAAACAAGTCCACCCGGACACCGGAGTTTCGTCCAAAGCCATGAGCATCATGAACAGCTTCGTTAACGACATTTTCGAACGCATTGCTAATGAGGCTTCTCGTCTGGCACACTACAACAAACGTTCGACGATCACTTCCCGCGAAGTACAAACCGCTGTTCGTTTGCTGCTGCCCggagagttggccaagcacgctgTCTCGGAAGGCACCAAAGCTGTCACcaaatacaccagctccaagtaa
- the LOC131682776 gene encoding histone H2B-like — MAPKASGKAVKKAGKATKAIVKGDKKKRKQRRKESYAIYIYKVLKQVHPDTGVSSKAMSIMNSFVNDIFERIASEASRLAHYNKRSTITSREIQTAVRLLLPGELAKHAVSEGTKAVTKYTSSK; from the coding sequence ATGGCACCGAAAGCAAGTGGAAAAGCAGTCAAAAAAGCCGGCAAGGCAACGAAGGCCATTGTAAAGGGAGACAAGAAAAAGCGTAAGCAACGGCGCAAGGAGAGCTATGCTATCTACATCTACAAAGTGTTGAAGCAAGTTCACCCCGACACCGGAGTTTCCTCGAAGGCCATGAGCATCATGAACAGCTTTGTTAACGACATCTTTGAACGCATTGCATCCGAAGCTTCTCGACTTGCTCATTACAACAAGCGCTCTACGATCACTTCCCGTGAGATACAGACTGCCGTTCGTCTTCTGTTGCCGGGAGAGTTGGCCAAACACGCTGTCTCGGAGGGCACCAAGGCTGTCACTAAGTATACTAGCTCCAAGTAA
- the LOC131682636 gene encoding histone H3, whose product MARTKQTARKSTGGKAPRKQLATKAARKSAPATGGVKKPHRYRPGTVALREIRRYQKSTELLIRKLPFQRLVREIAQDFKTDLRFQSSAVMALQEASEAYLVGLFEDTNLCAIHAKRVTIMPKDIQLARRIRGERA is encoded by the coding sequence ATGGCTCGTACCAAGCAGACTGCTCGTAAATCAACCGGTGGAAAGGCTCCTCGCAAGCAGCTGGCGACGAAGGCTGCTCGTAAAAGTGCTCCGGCTACTGGTGGAGTGAAGAAGCCTCATCGTTATCGTCCGGGAACAGTCGCTCTTCGTGAAATCCGTCGTTACCAGAAGTCGACTGAGCTGTTGATCCGCAAGCTCCCATTCCAGCGACTGGTTCGTGAAATCGCTCAAGATTTCAAGACCGACCTGCGTTTCCAGAGTTCAGCTGTTATGGCCTTGCAGGAAGCCAGTGAAGCTTATCTGGTTGGCTTATTCGAAGACACTAATTTGTGTGCAATTCACGCCAAGCGAGTCactatcatgccaaaagacATTCAGCTGGCTCGTCGTATCCGTGGTGAACGTGCTTAA
- the LOC131676427 gene encoding histone H2B-like yields the protein MAPKASGKAVKKAGKATKAIVKGDKKKRKQRRKESYAIYIYKVLKQVHPDTGVSSKAMSIMNSFVNDIFERIASEASRLAHYNKRSTITSREIQTAVRLLLPGELAKHAVSEGTKAVTKYTSSK from the coding sequence ATGGCACCGAAAGCAAGTGGAAAAGCAGTCAAAAAAGCCGGCAAGGCAACGAAGGCCATTGTGAAGGGAGACAAGAAAAAACGTAAGCAACGGCGCAAGGAGAGCTATGCTATCTACATCTATAAGGTGTTGAAACAAGTTCACCCCGACACCGGAGTTTCCTCGAAGGCCATGAGCATCATGAACAGCTTTGTTAACGACATCTTCGAACGCATTGCATCCGAAGCTTCTCGTCTGGCTCATTACAACAAGCGCTCTACGATCACTTCCCGCGAGATACAGACTGCCGTTCGTCTTCTGTTGCCGGGAGAGTTGGCCAAACACGCTGTCTCTGAAGGTACCAAGGCTGTCACTAAGTATActagctccaagtaa